One window of Plasmodium berghei ANKA genome assembly, chromosome: 5 genomic DNA carries:
- a CDS encoding ribosome maturation factor RimM, putative yields MIKCFGKLRGIIILFSFFLFSEKWGNSLAWNRTSKTASLPLIRDIPFLNYYKKNEGEKKYIKRDKPHTEIYQYTNGMENKSRKDTKRNLFSFFLKNSTFSYLNKIKGRNKTFSSHHIIKHRNIFGKNQTNKKKFITIHIYCSDKNNDIKNDNHSNCDTTKTEISEIDTSQKSIIDKQNDILSNEDKQEEQNKKRQFLTDTKYYKRSKYSKAGKININNNMGNVIYDNNKLFSNIIQNDDNILTYVESFDDLENLKKKNNKVNNINTNNTNLPNVLIKNYYADSMRPNDLDFIKKNKYLENNINTNNNSQTNQIKNINKNNISFMNEFSVIGEIVGVHGLQGCLKVVSFTTFNDIRFKENSYRYIFMNSYPYPIPIKITYVKESLKIGFLYIKIEKIYSRTDALRLKGCLICDDKKKFPDIGENKYISTDLINFDIYIFNDPTNIPIGTVFSFVSKYDYICNKAVQDISEDLIKIELNKNVSINKIFNILKASQASENNQNLRKKHAPIKVLINRKNFNLYQTEEKITEENSGINESDKIKGDKHYYNSLENFEGYSYKKIYKCDFCDDIYDNLREATKHENSHFQHDEEMLFHSSDSNTNKESLYELTENELKNIKKEINYFFVPIIKEKTIRLVHYEHKKIYLDISTIFLLDNPK; encoded by the exons atgataaaatgtTTTGGAAAATTGAGAGGAATAATTATTCtgtttagtttttttttgttttctgAAAAATGGGGCAATAGCCTGGCTTGGAATAGAACATCAAAAACAGCTAGTTTACCGTTAATCAGAGATATaccatttttaaattattataaaaaaaatgagggggaaaaaaaatatataaagagAGACAAACCACATACAgaaatatatcaatataCAAATGgaatggaaaataaaagtagAAAAGATACAAAAAGaaatttgttttctttttttttaaaaaatagcacattttcatatttgaACAAAATCAAGGGGcgaaataaaacattttcaAGCCACCACATCATAAAGcatagaaatatttttggcaaaaatcaaacaaataaaaaaaaattcataactattcatatttattgttcagacaaaaataatgatataaaaaatgataaccATAGCAACTGCGATACTACAAAAACGGAAATATCAGAAATCGACACTTCTCAAAAGTCCATAATAGATAAGCaaaatgatattttatcaaatgaAGACAAACAAGAAgagcaaaataaaaagagaCAGTTTTTGACAgatacaaaatattataaacgAAGTAAATATTCTAAAGcaggaaaaataaatataaacaataatatgggcaatgtaatatatgataataataaactttttagcaatataatacaaaatgatgataatatattaacatatGTAGAATCATTTGACGACttagaaaatttaaaaaaaaaaaataacaaagtaaataatataaacacTAATAATACTAATCTTCCaaatgttttaataaaaaattattatgcaGATTCAATGAGACCAAATGATCTagattttattaaaaaaaataagtatttagaaaataatataaatactaataataattcacaAACAaaccaaataaaaaatataaacaaaaataatatctcGTTTATGAATGAATTTTCTGTTATTGGCGAAATTGTAGGAGTACATGGATTACAAGGATGCCTAAAGGTAGTGAGTTTTACCACTTTTAATGATATTAgatttaaagaaaatagttatcgttatatttttatgaattcATATCCATATCCTATACCCATAAAAATCACATATGTAAAAGAATCATTAAAAATTGgatttctttatattaaaattgaaaaaatatattcacgAACTGATGCCTTAAGATTAAAAGGATGTCTTATATgtgatgataaaaaaaaatttccaGATATTggtgaaaataaatatatatctacaGATTTGATcaattttgatatatatatttttaatgatcCTACTAATATACCAATAGGAACagttttttcttttgtttCTAAATATGACTACATATGTAATAAAGCAGTGCAAGATATTTCTGAagatttaattaaaattgagcttaataaaaatgtatcaataaacaaaatattcaaCATTTTAAAAGCTAGCCAAGCTAGCgaaaataatcaaaatttaagaaaaaaacatgcACCTATTAAGGTACTTATAAACcgtaaaaattttaatctTTATCAAActgaagaaaaaataactgAAGAAAATTCTGGTATAAATGAATcagataaaataaaaggagACAAACATTATTACAATTCATTGGAAAATTTTGAAggatattcatataaaaaaatttataaatgtgATTTTTGTGATGatatttatgataatttaaGAGAAGCAACTAAACATGAAAATTCACACTTTCAACATGATGAAGAGATGTTGTTTCATTCTTCTGACTCCAATACCAATAAGGAATCCCTTTATGAATTGACtgaaaatgaattaaagaatattaaaaaagaaatcaATTA TTTCTTTGTtccaataataaaagaaaaaacgATAAGATTGGTACATTATgagcataaaaaaatttaccTAGATATATCCACCATCTTTTTATTAGATAACCCAAAATAA
- a CDS encoding mRNA-decapping enzyme subunit 1, putative, which produces MKKKNNVSTNHGKLKNAVNRYDMNCSYNYNEYKINNKSGKNNTTGADMNNYKTYDSGGGYNNTTNGRGSMNNNSAYIHGNTISNNSNYHYSYNLKHNKNSYIYDYNSYGSRKMYEYKDKHKGQASVNNIKSSNNNDGNNIGTNEATKKLNDNISKANKEIGNNVQKEDKKKEGMHSNKEDNKNGLTTTIPDNININNLENKKKEENISEEMSLLREKICFKMLKSIDIYIIEIIMKSCFVTVYKMNETELKWKRADIEGFLYIVKRSLKPFYRLIITNKKNENHLLEDINDNMNLSTDQNYIFYKILNKEKKSKSIYSLWFYSTEEKEKIYSVLKNIVGNMSKEEKEKEKKNKQSYINSEQYISTTNDDNAMSTVSRNNIANYNKSVNFILSKGDDNNNVNNAEDCSEENEARINDNDVLLASNSELPSICNLKNINNWYEENSINKVTIKSIEHQYHSIDGVNLLDGEITNINMRNNEMDDNNSKGFGGIKKEFTLKNNEINKKNKNVGSHTHDNSINGNEHFMDMIIKPMKNQNMDYGNHLDVINNENSDSIVDIDQNKFCENYNNVKMKSYQNIQEYNDKAGRKLLYLIKGLSGEEIKEELGKKYSQDVYYDKKNIGNNNGVCKMKNSLFDEKSNFFSKEISGKTGGEAIMNLLGLNKNNDQKEEKDDVSILEIGRNTRVIDNELVKIGENNDDENEEIENIRDRIEINKNGKNSNSNNSASICHFNENEVSEREILINNIMKNGNLNNSYSNINMKKINLLKKEPLEIFEQNKEYMLNNENTTNNNNSNIYAYYKNMYNDNECNNKKNGRKHSNEKLDDNELIENKYCNKDINILCNNSQDEKAMTNALLDIMKLASNKAMNDQKKSNLKNPEPHIPNNTNKPMHNNYINSYDVLLKMQNSMENEDNMTNSMVNIISNTNSYGYNNNLMNKHESKQYNSKHEHYGDHNNMDDFENKNIILNKNTIYNVIKETLQSEEFINLIWEKLLARNKFT; this is translated from the coding sequence atgaaaaaaaaaaataacgtATCCACAAATCACGGCAAACTAAAAAACGCTGTGAATCGTTATGATATGAACtgttcatataattataatgaatacaagatcaataataaaagtgggaaaaataatacaacaGGAGCAGATATGAATAATTATAAGACTTATGATAGTGGAGGAggatataataatacaacaAATGGTCGAGGAagtatgaataataattctgCTTATATCCATGGAAATACAATaagtaataatagtaattatcattattcttataatttaaaacataataaaaattcatatatatatgattataaCTCATATGGCTCAAGAAAAATGTACGAATATAAGGATAAACATAAAGGGCAGGCAAGTGTAAACAACATCAAAAGTTcgaataataatgatggaaataatattggCACTAATGAAGCTACTAAAAAATTGAACGATAATATTTCTAAAgcaaataaagaaattgGAAATAATGTACAGAAAGAGgataaaaagaaagaagGAATGCATTCAAATAAggaagataataaaaatggattAACAACAACAATAcctgataatataaatataaataatttagaaaataaaaaaaaagaagaaaatataagtgAAGAGATGAGTTTACTTcgagaaaaaatatgttttaaaatgCTCAAAAgtatagatatatatataattgaaattattatgaaatCGTGTTTTGTAACAGTATACAAAATGAACGAAACTGAATTAAAATGGAAAAGAGCAGATATAGAAggttttctttatattgttAAAAGATCACTAAAACCTTTTTATAGATTAattataacaaataaaaaaaatgaaaatcatttattagaagatattaatgataatatgaatttatCAACAgatcaaaattatattttttataaaattttaaataaagaaaagaaatcaaaaagtatatatagttTATGGTTTTATAGTAcagaagaaaaagaaaaaatatattcagttttaaaaaatatagttgGAAATATGTctaaagaagaaaaagaaaaagaaaaaaaaaataaacaatcatatataaattcagaacaatatatttctacTACTAATGATGATAATGCTATGAGCACTGTTTctagaaataatattgctaattataataaaagtgttaattttattttatcaaaaggagatgataataataatgttaatAATGCAGAAGATTGTTcagaagaaaatgaagcACGTATCAATGATAATGATGTGTTGCTTGCATCTAATTCTGAATTACCATCTATAtgcaatttaaaaaatataaataactggtatgaagaaaatagtataaataaagtaaCAATTAAAAGTATAGAACATCAATATCATTCAATTGATGGTGTAAATTTGTTAGATGGTGAAATAACGAACATAAACATGAGGAATAATGAAATggatgataataatagtaaagGTTTTGGGggtattaaaaaagaatttacacttaaaaataatgaaataaataaaaaaaataaaaatgtaggATCACACACGCATGATAATAGTATAAATGGTAATGAACATTTTATGGATATGATAATTAAACCAAtgaaaaatcaaaatatggATTATGGTAATCATCTTGATgttattaataatgaaaatagtgATAGTATTGTAGATATtgatcaaaataaattttgtgaaaattataataatgtaaaaatgAAATCATATCAAAATATCCAAGAATATAATGACAAAGCTGGTcgtaaattattatatcttaTTAAAGGCCTTTCAGGggaagaaataaaagaagagttgggaaaaaaatattcccaAGATGtttattatgataaaaaaaatataggaaataataatggggtatgtaaaatgaaaaatagtttatttgatgaaaaaagtaattttttttcgaaagAAATTAGTGGGAAAACAGGCGGAGAAGCTATTATGAATTTATTAggattaaataaaaataatgatcaaaaagaagaaaaagatGATGTATCGATATTAGAAATAGGTAGAAATACTAGGGTAATTGATAATGAACTTGTGAAAATTGGAGAAAACAATGATGATGAAAACgaagaaatagaaaatataagagATAGAATAGAAatcaataaaaatggaaaaaatagtaatagtaataatagtGCAAGTATCTGtcattttaatgaaaatgaagtATCTGAAAGggaaattttaataaataatataatgaaaaatgggaatttaaataattcttatagtaatattaatatgaaaaaaataaatttactaaaaaaaGAGCCACTAGAAATAtttgaacaaaataaagaatacATGTTAAATAATGAGAATACTaccaataataataatagcaatatatatgcttattataaaaatatgtataatgataatgaatgtaataataaaaaaaatggaaggAAACATAGTAATGAAAAGTTAGATGATAATGAActaattgaaaataaatattgcaataaagatataaatatattatgcaaTAATAGTCAAGATGAAAAAGCTATGACAAATGCATTGTTAGACATTATGAAATTAGCATCAAATAAAGCTATGAATgatcaaaaaaaatcaaatttaaaaaatccTGAACCCCATATTCCAAATAATACAAACAAACCTATGCataacaattatataaattctTACGATGTTTTGCTAAAAATGCAAAACTCAATggaaaatgaagataatATGACAAATTCGATGGTAAACATAATATCAAATACTAATTCATATggatataataacaatttaaTGAACAAGCATGAAAgtaaacaatataatagCAAGCATGAGCATTATGGTgatcataataatatggatgattttgaaaataaaaacataattttaaacaaaaacaCCATATATAACGTAATTAAAGAGACATTACAATCTGAAGAATTTATAAACCTTATATGGGAGAAATTATTGGcaagaaataaatttacataa
- a CDS encoding phosphatidylinositol N-acetylglucosaminyltransferase subunit A, putative, which translates to MEFERNDEIKGGDKQIYKKERKCCICMVSDFFYPNMGGIEIHIFELSKELIKRGFKVIVVTHCYGNRHGVRWMGNGIKVYYLPLQVMTDTVIFPNFIGILPLCRSIIYREKVDIVHGHQAGSPLTQQFILHTKSLGIKTVYTDHSLYSFSDSGCLHINKLLRYCIHDIDHSICVSHANRENFILRTQVNPYKTSVISNAIDSTKFVPCINKRPKPPRINIIIISRLTYRKGVTLIAKVIPLVHQKYPFINFIIGGDGPKRIILEEMREKYRLHNSVSLLGKIKQEQVQNILQTGHIFLNASLTEAFCIAIIEAASSGLLVVSTNVGGTSEVLPQDMIILANPDPIDLSKAVDKALHKLKDVDVNLFHDRLSKMYSWKKVAEKTEKVYTTVMSCSNESLLNRIQTMYDNNTFFSKICIFLIMVSHIYCKILEWIVPRKNIEEAISFPHLIEDE; encoded by the exons ATGGAATTCGAAAgaaatgatgaaataaaaggGGGGGacaaacaaatttataaaaaggaAAGAAAATGCTGCATTTGCATGGTTAGTGACTTTTTTTATCCTAACATGGGAGGAATAgaaattcatatatttgaGTTATCTAAGGAATTGATAAAAAGAG gaTTCAAAGTGATAGTAGTTACACATTGTTATGGTAATAGGCACGGAGTTAGATGGATGGGGAATGGGATCAAAGTCTATTATCTACCTTTACAAGTAATGACAGATACTGTCATTTTTCCAAATTTCATAGGAATATTGCCTTTGTGCAGaagtataatatataggGAAAAGGTTGATATTGTTCATGGCCATCAG GCCGGATCACCATTAACTCAacaatttatattacataCCAAGTCCTTGGGAATCAAAACTGTATACACAGATCATTCTCTCTACTCTTTTTCAGATAGTGGATgtttacatataaataaattattaagaTATTGTATACACGATATAGATCACTCTATATGTGTTTCACATGCTAATAgagaaaattttattttgcgTACCCAAGTAAACCCTTATAAAACTTCAGTAATAAGTAATGCAATTGATAGCACAAAATTCGTTCcttgtataaataaacgTCCCAAACCTCcaagaataaatataataataataagtaGATTAACATATAGAAAAGGTGTGACTTTAATTGCCAAAGTCATTCCTTTAGTACATCAAAAATATccttttataaattttataattggAGGTGATGGACCCAAAAGAATAATACTTGAAGAAATGAGAGAAAAATATCGATTACATAATTCGGTTAGTTTATtaggaaaaataaaacaagaacaagttcaaaatattttacaaactggtcatatatttttaaatgctTCTTTAACTGAAGCCTTTTGTATAGCTATTATTGAAGCAGCAAGTTCTGGTTTACTTGTTGTGTCAACTAATGTAGGAGGAACATCCGAAGTTTTACCTCAAGATATGATTATTTTAGCAAACCCAGATCCTATTGATTTATCTAAAGCAGTTGATAAAGCATTACATAAACTTAAGGATGTAGatgtaaatttatttcacGATAGA CTTTCCAAAATGTACTCCTGGAAAAAAGTCGCTGAAAAAACT GAAAAAGTTTATACAACAGTTATGTCTTGTTCAAATGAGTCATTATTAAATAGGATACAAACGATgtatgataataataccTTTTTTA gcAAAATTTGCATTTTTCTAATCATGGTGAGCCATATTTATTGCAAAATATTGGAGTGGATAGTCCCAAG aaaaaacaTAGAAGAAGCTATTAGTTTCCCGCATCTGATTGAAGATGAATAA
- a CDS encoding DER1-like protein, putative, whose amino-acid sequence MDLSGPEVWYNNLPNVTKYMIIIIFLVTLLITCNLLNVVHILLDWNLIYNKYQIWRIFFNFFYVGNFSLSWVFFMSLFAQFSSSLEKNEMFSTPGSYLYFITIHCIFLSLISIMFYWPRGYPFLGNSLLFAIIYYWSRREAWSHVSIYFFTVKGYQLPFALIFLHLIMGQSLWGDIMGLLSGHFYYFLREILPREGGPNLVEKTPKIFEKIMIKLGNFTINNGIRNNYNRYGYWRTNNQTPTTNMGSRRVFIGRGMRLGGS is encoded by the exons ATGGATTTATCGGGCCCAGAAGTTTGGTACAACAATTTGCCAAATGTgacaaaatatatgataataataatttttttagttactttattaataacatgcaatttattaaatgtagtacatatattattagattggaatttaatatataataaatatcaaatatggagaattttttttaactttttttatgtgGGAAATTTCTCACTTTCTTgggtattttttatgtcgTTGTTTGCTCAATTTTCATCATctttggaaaaaaatgaaatgtTTTCGACACCTGGGtcatatttgtattttataacTATCCATTGTATTTTTCTATCACTAATAAGTATTATGTTCTATTGGCCAAGAG GTTATCCATTTTTAGGAAACTCCCTCTTATTTGcaataatttattactGGTCTCGAAGAGAAGCATGGAGTCACGTTTcgatttatttctttacaGTTAAAGGATACCAATTACCATTCGccttaatatttttacactTAATAATGGGGCAGTCATTATGGGGAGATATTATGGGACTTTTATCGGggcatttttattattttttaagagAGATTCTTCCAAGAGAAg GCGGACCTAATCTCGTGGAAAAGACGCCCAAGATAttcgaaaaaataatgataaagtTAGGAAATTTCACGATAAATAATGGAATAAGAAATAATTACAACAGATATGGATATTGGCGTACAAATAATCAAACACCAACAACCAACATGGGGTCAAGAAGAGTTTTTATTGGGAGAGGTATGAGATTAGGCGGTAGTTga
- a CDS encoding leucine-rich repeat protein — MATYNVLGEITTFDENETIISHQYSRIRKIENIEKCKKLMTLQLISNCIEKIENLENNIELEHLELYENSIKRIENISMLINLKVLDLSFNKIKVIENLETLVNLEELYLSSNKISKIENLKNCKKLRLLELGYNKIRKIENIENLKNLEELWLGKNKIEHLELPELPKLKKLSLQHNRLTKWDEKSINNVLSLNELYLSYNKLNEINDQIKELKYLKVLDLAYNEIENILICSELKHLEELWLNNNNIKSLDMIVKLKNNENLKTLYLEKNEIQDNLKDTYRDQIISILPQIQQLDALLISPTNLLKKK, encoded by the exons ATGGCTACATATAATGTACTTGGGGAAATAACTACatttgatgaaaatgaaacGATTATTTCTCATCAGTATTCAAGAATTAggaaaatagaaaatatcgAGAAATGCAAAAAACTAATG ACTCTTCAATTAATTTCGAACTGCATtgaaaaaatcgaaaatttggaaaataatatagaattGGAGCATCTCGAATTATATGAGAATTCTATTAAAAGAATTGAAAACATATCgatgttaataaatttaaa AGTCCTAGATCTgtcatttaataaaattaaagttATTGAAAATTTAGAGACACTAGTAAATTTAGaagaattatatttgtCTAGTAATAAGATATCAAag ATTGAAAACCTGAAGAACTGCAAAAAACTGAGGCTGCTAGAATTaggatataataaaatacgtaaaattgaaaatatagagaatttgaaaaatttagaAGAATTGTGGCTGGGtaagaataaaatagaGCATCTCGAATTACCCGAATTAcctaaattaaaaaaattaagttTACAACATAACAGACTAACAAAATGGGATGAAAAATCTATTAATAATGTTCTATCATTAAATGAGTTATATTTAAGTtataacaaattaaatgaaataaatgatcAAATCAAAGAACTAAAATATCTTAAAGTTTTAGATTTAgcatataatgaaatagaaaatatattaatatgttCTGAATTAAAACATTTAGAAGAATTGTGgttgaataataataatattaaaagttTAGATATGATTgtcaaattaaaaaataatgaaaatttaaaaacattgtacctagaaaaaaatgaaatacaagataatttaaaagacACATATAGAGACCAAATTATATCCATTCTACCACAAATACAGCAATTGGATGCTCTTTTGATATCCCCAACAAATTTGTTAAAGAAGAAATAA